The Chanos chanos chromosome 6, fChaCha1.1, whole genome shotgun sequence genome includes a region encoding these proteins:
- the LOC115814573 gene encoding deoxynucleotidyltransferase terminal-interacting protein 1, with product MGAQRSEGRRDWLQQDVAEQQVQSMHPWNIMIKHRQVHRRGRRSQMTVSYTDPVISMDLLRTVLQPSFNEDIMAVFRKYMKFFEKAASNVKENVGEDVQTDQLIKEACRNCLEHAKQLFPDGEKSAPRQGLDLPVKRSRQMDDDSSQRGSPVPKKRKGRPPGPVISYDRPVQFSTPAKPKTAETVKREGPKWDPSRLSEKSTFVLGSRANKALGMGGTRGRIYIKHADLFKYAADAQDKHWLAERQHMRATGGKMAYLLIEEDVQDLAVSEDYKDCPDLKMDELKPFRVPIWMVEKMQKAMEAQRSEKD from the exons ATGGGTGCTCAGCGAAGTGAAGGCCGAAGGGACTGGCTTCAACAAGATGTTGCGGAACAGCAGGTCCAGTCGATG cacCCTTGGAACATaatgataaaacacagacaggtccATCGCAGGGGGCGGAGGTCTCAGATGACTGTGAG CTACACGGACCCTGTCATATCTATGGACCTGTTGAGAACGGTGCTTCAGCCCAGCTTTAATGAAGATATCATGGCTGTGTTTAGAAAATACATGAAG TTTTTCGAGAAAGCAGCCAGCaatgtgaaagaaaatgttGGTGAGGATGTACAGACAGATCAGCTTATTAAAGAAGCCTGTCGAAACTGTCTGGAACAT GCAAAACAGCTGTTTCCTGATGGAGAAAAATCAGCTCCAAGACAAGGCCTTGACCTTCCGGTGAAG CGTTCAAGACAGATGGATGATGACTCAAGCCAGAGGGGCAGTCCTGTTCCGAAAAAG CGAAAAGGACGTCCACCAGGGCCTGTGATCTCCTATGACAGGCCAGTTCAGTTCAGCACACC GGCCAAGCCCAAAACTGCTGAGACCGTCAAACGAGAGGGACCCAAG TGGGACCCATCCAGGCTCAGTGAGAAGAGCACTTTTGTTCTGGGATCAAGAGCCAACAA gGCTCTGGGTATGGGTGGTACCAGAGGAAGGATCTACATAAAACACGCTGACCTCTTTAAG TATGCTGCTGATGCCCAGGATAAACACTGGCTTGCAGAAAGACAACATATGAGGGCCACTGGAGGAAAGATG GCCTATCTTCTGATTGAAGAGGATGTTCAAGATCTTGCCGTGAGTGAAGACTATAA agACTGCCCTGACCTGAAAATGGATGAACTGAAGCCGTTTAGGGTACCAATCTGGATGGTGGAGAAGATGCAGAAGGCCATGGAGGCTCAGAGATC